A region of the Penicillium psychrofluorescens genome assembly, chromosome: 6 genome:
GCGGCGCGTCTTTTTGCTTCTCCCGTTCAATCCACGACAACACCACCGCGCACCAACTCTGCCCTCGTCGCTGATTCTCATGTTTAGCGATTTGATCTAGTCCACTGAACCTGTTCTTTGGCTCCGATCTGAACTTGTACTTTCTCTGGACGTGACCCTCGCGGTGCGGGCCATTTCGACTCTTCCAGAACGCCCAACTCTGATATCGCCACTCTTGAGCGCAGTTGTTTCGGAATCAAGTAAAAGCCCAGTCAGAGCGCGGAGTTTCAAGAGAAAACTTCACGCCGTTTTTATTAccctctctttctcgctcTTCTGGTCTGATTGCGTCGTGCCAGTCCAGCCCAAGTTTGCTCGTCCGGAGAAAACGAGGCGAGagcatccatccatcatctcGACACTCTACCATCCAGCTGGTGTCTGAACCAACTTGATTTTTATTTACTGCTGTCTTGTTAACATGGCGCCAGCATCCATGTATaacaaggaggagaaggtgctCTGCTTCCACCATGACATCCTGTACGATGCAAAGATTCTCGACCTGAGACACAAGGACTCCAGCGACCGCAAGAGTCCGTTTGAGTACCTAGTGCATTATAAGGGCTGGAAGAACACGTAAGTCTTAACATCTGTTTGAGGAGACGACTCCCTTGCCATCTTTCTGCCTGAGTGGAAGGAAGTAGGAACAAAACACACAAATGATGCTTTCGTTTCCCTTCCAACCTCCTCTGAAGAAAAGCATCGCACAGAAATTATTTCAGCAGAGATGATCCCccaaaggaagaaacatgCTGATGCTGACGGCCCTCCTCAGCTGGGACGACTGGGTCCTAGAAGACCGTCTCCGCAAAGCAACGGAAGACAACCGCGAGCTGGCCACCAGTCTCCGGCGCGAAGCCGAGTCGGCCCTGCGCGCAAAGAGCTCCAAACCCTTAGCCAAGAAGCGCGGCACGTCCGACCGCAGCTCAGCGCGCGACAGCGAAGATCGTGGCTCCGTGCCCGGGCGCGGCACCAAGCGAGCCCGAGACCATGACATTGAAAAGGTATTTTCCTCTTTTATTTTTACCCTGGTGACTTCTTCAGATAAGTTCTGTGCTTACGATGACATACAGGAGGACACGTTCCAGACGCGCCCATCCATCCGCATCATCATGCCAGACAATCTGAAGtccctcctcgtcgacgactGGGAGCAAGTGACGAAGAACCAGTGCGTCGTCGCCCTGCCGTCCAAGTACCCCGTGCGCACGATCCTGCAGGACTGGTacgacgaggagcagccCAAGCGCTCTGCTTCCGCGGCCGATGAAGACGTTCtcgatgaggttgttgcAGGCATGCAGGAGTACTTCGATAAGTGTCTTGATAAGATTCTGCTGTATCGGTATGAGCGCCCGCAGTACCGCAATCTGCGCAAGAAGTGCGAGGCGGCTACCGGGGAGCTGGCGAATAAGGGGCCTATTGATGTGTATGGTGCAGAGCATCTGATTCGGCTTTTCAGTATGTTTCCTGCTCTCCTCTCCTATCCGtctccctttttttttctccaTGATTGGATAAATGCCGAAGTAACTATGCTAACGCTGTGTCAGGCACGATGCCCGAACTAATGGCCCAAACAAACATGGACCTCCAATCCACGAATCGTCTGCGGGAAGAAATCTCCAAGCTGGCCATGTGGCTGAGCAGGCACTCGGAGAAGTACTTCTCGACGAACTACGTGCCTGCCGAGAGTACTCATAAATGATGAACGACCGCTAATGCCGTAGAGAAGAggttcttgctcttgctctTGTGACTTTCGGATGCACTGTTCCTTGTTCTTTGTTGTTGTTTGGTTTCTTAGCTTGTCGTGTCTTGACTGCATGGTCTTTTGTTTTGTCGGCGGGCGCCATAGGGGAAATTGAGATTGAATTGAGACTCCTATCTACTCTCTGTCTTCGTAGATGCTGGCAGTTGATTCTCTGCGCTTTTCATACATAATAATCACGTAAAAGCACTGTGCATGCATTCTCTAGTTGGGATATCTGttgaggaaagaaaacagaaaaaaaaaacacagCCCCATCCATCCGAGCCCTCTCTCGTCACCGATCACTCACTGTACCCATTCACTAAGCAACATACCACTCTCTCCTACGACACCAACATTCTCGCATCCTCAACCGCAACCCTAGCGCCACGCTTCAACTCCCCCTTCCACTCGGTCTCGCGCCACTTCGCCCAAACACTCAGTCCCTCCGGCGGCTGGATGCTCAGCGTATCGTATCCCTGCTTGATAATGCGATGGACCTCGCGCGGGCTGAgattcttctttttgatCGAGGGCAGCGCAACGGGTGCGGGATCGGCGTCGGGATTGGGACTATCAGATACTGATGTTGGGACAACGGGAGTCGCTGGTGTGGTGGTAGGGTCTGCGCTACCGTCTGACTGAAAGAGCAGGGTGTAAAAGTGCGTTGAGACGGAGAGGAGAGTGTCGATTGATGCGAGGCGGGGTTGTGTGTCTGGTGTTGGGAGTATGGcagccgctgctgctgcatcggCTGGTTTGGATGCGGGCgtgatggaagaagaggaggctgTGAAGACGTGGCGGAATTTCGAGAGAATGGGCCCTGTTTCTACAAGCTTGTAGAACAGGTCGTCGTAGGAGGCTGGGTCGGGGAGGAAGGTGTCGCCACCGGAGACGCAGAAGGCAATTAGATCGGCGAGTGAGGCGGTTAGGGTTTCCGTGCGCGGGTTGGTGGAGAGGTCGGTCGCGTAGGTGGTTAGGAAGCGCATGAGGGAGAGTAGTGTGCGCCAGAGCTCAGACCAATGGTACGTGAGGCGGATTTTGTTCATGGAGAGGTAGGTTAGTAGGCGGAGGGTGATTGCGATGGCATGGCTGGAAGGAAGCGCAATTAGTGGAAGTCGGAGTTTGGGGGGCACCCGGTACCTACCTGTAGATGTTGACGTCTAGCCGTCGGCGCAGGTTGTGTGAGATGGTATCGATCATGATATCGAAGATGACAGTGGCGACGACTCGGTCCCCGCTGACGAGCGGTAGGTATGGCTGCCTCTGTCGACACAGACGCACGCGGCgcttgccctcctcgctgcaGATGTGCTTGCAGAGAGTCGGGTCCTCAACGAGGATGCGAAGAGTGAACAGGTTGAGTTCGGCATAGTGTGAACACCGGACGGAGCGGTATGCGTGTTGCAGAAGATAAGAGGACACAGAGAGGAAGTTAGACAGCGGAGATTCCTCGTTGCTCTTCTCTGCCGGCAGATGAACGAGATGATATCCAAAGAGCTTATTCGAGTTGGTGAAGTCGTACGCGGCCAGCAGGATAGTGGCCTCTTGTGCGGGACTGCAGGTTACGTATCAGTAATGTGGCCATCGAATTCATGGCACGGAAGACTTACAGCGCGGCAAACATGCCTTTCGCCTCTTCCGCAGTCGGGGGGTTGGCCTTGTCCCGTGCACCGGGAGCCAGGGCGCGCAAACCGAAGAAGACCAACGTGCTCGTCAAGGTCCAGCCTTCCGGGACATCGTCCTGTACAGCGACATACCCGTTTCGCAGACCCGCACATGCCAGGCCGACCCCCTTGACAATCTTTTGGATGCTGGACTCATTCACAAAGTCATCCAGCCGGAGTTGGTAGGGGTTTTGGAATTCGAACTTGTTGTAGTTCGCCAGCAGCCCGAGCAAAAGAAACGGGTCAAATATTTGCAGGGCGGTATCAGCTTCATGAACATATTTCATCAATGACGGGAACAGATCTCGGTGCGTGAAATAAGAGACGAGACTGGTCTTGTATGCTCCGCTGGTCATTGCAATagcggccttgatggccttgagaCGGAGGTCAACTGGCAAGGGTTAAAACACTGGCGGGTTCAACTGTACAGAGAAACTTacttccacctccattgcGGATGATCCGGTCCAGGACAGCCACAAATTCGGAGATGACCCGGTCCACTGCATCCAGACCGGCGAGGACGGTGATGACGTCCGAGCTGGGATTGGTGTATTTTTTGCTCAGCACGCTGGTCAGGAAGACCGACAGTGTCTATCAACGGGAGTCAGATTCACGCTGACCTTCAAAAAGCACATCATGTAAATACTCACATCGAGTGCATACGCGTCTTTCGGCGAGGCCCCAGAAGCTGCCTCGCGCACCGCGCGGGCAAAGAGATTCTGCGTTTGCGCCTGGACCGTGGATTAGCGGGAGGACCTGCGCTGAATGCAAGCATACACTACACACCTGCAGTCCTAGAATGTCGTCGGGGCTCAACCCTTCCAGCAGGGCATGCAGCCGCGCACGGTCTGGCGGCAAGAGAAAAAATTCCCGCCAGAAGCCCTCCGAGGGCTCCTCAGTGTCGTCGGAGGACTGGACAGTTGATCAGATGGGAACCACATGGACGAACAGTGGGAGGCGTACCTTGAACAGGTTCTCGTACAGCTGGACAATCTTCGGCTTGAAGGTCTCGGGTCTGGCCTGCTGGGTCAAGGGAGAGGCTTCCATGGTGAGTCCGTGGTTGATAGATCGGCAGCGGCCGAGGGATCCCCGAAGACACTCTTTGCTTTGCGAGACTCAATAATTAAATGGGTTTCTAGTTCCCTATCAATGAAAGAGCGAAATACGAAGTTCCACCAGCCACTTTGTCAGCCGAACCAGCCACATGTCCTCTTCGGGCGGTGTATGTCGGTACTCGATCCTTGATCTATCGCCATCGGACTGATTTACTTGGTCGGAGATATTAATCCACCTCTTCTATTCTACTCGCTCGCTTTCTTCCGTCATCGGGTTTCCCACTGAGCCCGTCTGTGCCTGGGCGGACTCAGCTGCCGATAGCGCCAGTATCGTGACTCGACGGCATTGACAGGTGTATACGGATGAATCGAAGTTGAACATATAGTTCTAGTTAGACAGAAATAGCATCTTCCGTAATCGTGAATAATCCATGTCCGGATCACACCACCCAGTGTACTGAAATGCCGGTTCCCTGATTGGCCACAGGTCCGGACACCCGGCTTAGCTAATCGCCCGAGGGAAAAGCAGCGTCCCCGTTGAACAAAAACAGATCATCTTCCAACAACACCTCCCTCCTCTTGACCGTCTTGTCTCTCTCGCCCATATCGTCTCTTTCCCATGTGTCTATAAGCCACTCACCCTAGTTACCTCCTGACCGGGTTGATTCTCCCCTGTCCATGCATTTCTGCGCCATGCAGCGTCCAGTGACATCATCCGCCACCCTTCTCCGATGGGCCATCAAGCCCTCGGCACAACGCACACAGGTGCTGcgcaccttctcctcctgcgGGAACGTTCACCAGTCCTCAAAGCGAGATATGCAAACAGCCACCGCGTACCGTCCGCacaccttgccctcctctttcccgccgccgcgcagcACCGGCGGTCCCGACACGTCTATCTCCGCAGACGCTCCGCCTGAGCGGCATGCCTCGCAGACAGAGACCTCTTCCACTATCAGTGTGCCAGAGGGGGAGGCTCAGAAGTCTAAATCCGCCCCGTCAACCGCCAAGTCAACGACAACCACAAACACAGCCAAACCCGCTACCAAGCCTCGGCGACCCCTGCGAGCGAGGAAGGCAGCCATGAAAGTGACACCGCTGGCCATCGAACAACTTCGCACATTGATGGATTCGCCGGATCCCAAATACATTCGCGTGGGCGTCAAGAACCGCGGCTGCTCCGGGCTGGCCTATCACCTGGAGTACGTGGAGAAGCCGGGCACGTTCGACGAGGTGGTCGAGCAGGATGGCGTCAAGGTCTTGATTGACAGCAAAGCCCTATTCAGCATTATCGGCAGTGAAATGGACTGGCTAGAGGATAAGCTGAGCAAGCGGTTTGTCTTCACTAACCCTAACATTAGTAAGTTCTGCCTTTGGTTCCACCTCCATGGTCTTTGTGGTTTGAGTTGACTGACTGGAATATCAGAGGAACAATGCGGATGCGGTGAATCCTTCATGGTTTAAGCCCAGCCTTCTTTTTGATATATCTGTTATGCACTGCATAGGACGGCGTTCTCTTCATGTCATGGCggtgttttcttctcttttttttattgACACGACCACTCTCTTCGGGTTGAGTACATACGCTTCATATCCAATTGATACACTTCTCGATTCATCGTTTTCGTTGGGTTACACTTGGGCTGCTACAAATTTGCTCTTCGGGATATCATGTATTCTGTCGCTGCGCTGAGATGGATCGCGCATCGGCTATGATTTCTTTTGTATAGATTAGTTCAATGGACATTCTTGATGAATATAAAATATGATCCCAACCAGCATTGTCCTATAAATTGTCCACCTTGAAGGCGTTGTCACATGACGGGGTCATTCCGGTCGTGAGGCTTCAACCATTCCCATCGACCACCTCCCCCCAAAACCAAACCAACTCAACCAAACAACCCTCCATGTCTTCAAATTGAACCCGACAAACAAACATGGCAtccgccttcctctccccacAGCCCAGcgacaccaccacaaccGACCCTCTCCTCGCAATTGTCCGCTTCTCGGCCTCCATCCCAGACCTCCACCTCGATGTCCCCGACCCGGAATCCACCACAGGCGCAGGCCTGAAACAACTCATCCGCGCCAATCTCCCGCCATCCCTCTCAGCGCACCGTCTTCGTCTCATCTACTCCGGCCGCGGGCTAGAAGACACAACCCCGTTAACGGTCTCGCTGAAGCTGCCCCCCTCGCCGAATCGCAGCCCGCGCCTACCCATCACagatgacgacgatgatgatggtgaggaTGACCACGGTGATGGATCTTCTACCGCAAAGGGAAAGAGCAAGGGGAAGGGCAAGCAGCCTGTGCGCGATACCCGGCCTCGATTGTATATCCACTGCTCGATTGGGGATATCGCTCTCACGGACGCGGATCTAGTCGCTGAGGCAGGCGTGGCATCGAcgctgctcctgcagcaaCGGAAGGACGAAGACTATGAGAAGACAAGCTCGAATCTTTTCGGATCGCAACCCAAACAAACCCGgcaacatcaacatcaacaacaacaacaacatcctaCTACCTCTGCAACCACTACGACAACGCCCGCCCCCCGCGGCTTCGACCGCCTCCTCACTGCAGGCTTCACCCCCGCAGAGGTAACGGCCCTCCGCTCACAGTTCCTAGCCGTGCAATCCGTCTCCCGCACGCCGGACACCATGCCCTCCGGCGAAGAGCTGCGGGATCTAGAGGACAGGTGGATGGACGAAGGGTCGACGGCTGCGCAGGCGCAGGGTGCGGCTGGTGGGCttgacggtggtggtggtgggcttgggggagatgatgatggggggCTCGGGTCTGGTTCGAGGGGCGCGATGGACGATATGCTCTGGGGAGCGGTGATGGGTTTCTTTTGGCCGGTGGGCTGTGCGATGTGGAtaaggagggaggagggggtgTGGAGTTGGAGAAAGGGTGTGGCTGTTTTTATTGGCGTTCTTCTTAATGCTGCTTTTGGGGGGATGCGGATTATGAATTGATTTGCTGGTTGAGGTCGGGGGGAGGTTcgggggatggatggtttTTAATTTGGTTTCATTGCGAGATACCCCATGATATGTTATATACTGTTTGATATTGTTTGAGATAGAAGGACCCAGCTTGGCCGTGGATTCAACGAGTCGGAGTAGCATGACTAGGCCATGGATATGCTATCATACATATAATGCAAATGTGCGTCTGAATCAAGTCCCCAGAAACACGCAGGTGTATGTTCCGCAAGAGTGTAGAAGAAAGAACGACAGCATTAGCAGCAAtaacaagaacaacaacagacagacagacagaaacaaacaaactccaagagaaaagaaacgCCAGCGATTAGCTTCCCTACTCATCCCTTTCGAACGCTCAATGGAACTTGCTGTAAATAACCGCAACAATAAGAAGCACCAGCACCGTAATAATAGCGATGGTGATTATCCGATTGGTAGCCATCCTATACACACCCAACGGAACCCCGGGTCAGCGAGCCAGAAACCAAAAGACGGTTaaaagaaggggaaagtcATTACCTACGGGCCATGCCCCTCAAAGTCTTAATACTCGTATCCACATATCCCTCCGACTGCTGCAGATTATCACGGGTATGTTGAATAGTCTGCCGCTGCTGATACAGGTCCGCCAGCGTGTTGCGGCCCACATCCTCCGTCTCGAGCGCAACACGCTGACTCTCCTGCAGCCGGGCCGAACTGCGCTCTAGCCGGTCTGTGCCAGAcagcagctgctggcgctgttCGAGCTGCTCGTCCGCGGGCTCGTCGGTGTACCGGTCACCGAAGAGCGCGCGGCGGTCGTCCGAGAGGGACTTCAGCTTGCGCTTCGTCTCGTCTAGATCGCTTGTGTAGTTGCGGAAGCGCATGTTGATCTTTGAGCGTGCCGCTGAGGGAATGTTTTGCTTTTCCATGCGCATTTGGTCGAGCTGGAAACGTAGCGTTAGTTGGTGTTATTCCCGTACTCTTCTCCGTTCCTCCATTTGACAGTTGGTagagcagagaaagacaaaacGGATGTAAAACTCACCTGCTCCATAGCCTCCTCGAGGACAGCCTCCGCCTGCCGAACGGCCGCCTTCCGCTGCTCCCCGCTCGCCTCCGCGATCTGGTCCAGCTTCTGGTTCAGATCCGCCTGCATCAGCTTCAGCTCGTTCTCGTAGCTGGCGAACAGCTCCGAGCCGGCATCTGTGTCCAGAGGGTGCGCCATCTTATAGGGTGGTTGTTGTGTATGTGGTGCGGAATGAGGGAGATTGCTGCGAGATAGTTGCTGACGCAGGCTTTAAGCAGGTTCCACCCTTTCGTTATCTGGGGGCGGGTTAAGCTGGCCGGACCCTTGTGTCGAGGGACGAGTGGTGGCGATATGATCAAAGAGCAACAAGGTGTGTACAAGACAGATGGCGGGAATAAGGAGTGACTCTGCGCTGAAGATGGACGGAGTTagggttggggttggggaaCGGGAATGGAGGCGATGATGTCGATGCTGCACGTGACTCCGAGGCTGGCTTGCTATTTTACGGGCATCGATCTATGTATACAAGTTACCGACGGAAATAGAAAATGGAGTACATCAGTAGCATTAGCATAACAGAACCAACTCGGAAACATTTCGCCTTTTCAAATAACAAAAAATGGAAGATCTCCGATCCCCCGTGGTATACATGATCATGGAAATCTCTTGAACACCCTATGCCAGGAACTTGCTGCTGTCCTGGCTGACAATCAATGCGCTTCTCTTTGCATCCAAGAACAAATCCTCGCACTCCGCCACATCCGCCTCCTCAATCCCGCCGGGCCGTCCATTGACCCGAGCCAGAATGCTGGCCGGGGTCAACAGCTGCAACGCATACCGCAAGCTGACCTTGCTGCCGTGCTGGGCGACCTTGTCCAGAGCAGGTTCCGTGATGTTCAGACCCTCGGTCTTGGCGCGCAGCCGgatgatggtcttgatcTCATCAGGCGAGTAAGGGTTGGTGGGGACGATGAGAAGGCGCGCAAGTAGATCGGGAGGAATGCCGTGTGCGGCGGTGATGTCGTCCGTGCCACGGATGACCGTGTTGCCGCGGTTGGAGGCGAGAATCACAATCGGGGAGATGCTCTGTTCCAGAGCGCGGTTCAGGTATGTGAAGCACTCGATATCCAGCATGTGGACCTATACCAGACGGTCAGACACGAAACTAACAACTTCAGGAAACAATTCTTACCTCGTCGATGAATAGCACACCCGGCACCAGCTCAGCAACTCCTTGGTCAATGTACCGGTTGACGACCTTGTTGATCTCCTGGCGCAGCTTGTCCGTGATCTCcgtcttcttgggcttcatcAGCTGGCCCATCATGCTCATCACATCCTGGCCACCCTGCGGCCGGGCATTGGCCATGTCCAGATCATGAAGTGTCACATCCTGCACAAtctcctttttcttgtgGACCTCGCCCTTCGGAACGGGCACGTACTCCTCCGCTTCCAGATCGAACTCGGTCGCGTAGGCGTCGGATCGTCCCACTCGCTTGCACGCTCCCGTGTTGGCTTCAATATAGATGACATCTCCGACCGTGACGCGCTCCTTTTGG
Encoded here:
- a CDS encoding uncharacterized protein (ID:PFLUO_009390-T1.cds;~source:funannotate) yields the protein MVQISEVKGNARENRTAAHTHIKGLGLRPDGTSESSADGFVGQATAREACGIVVDLIKARKMAGRAVLLAGGPGTGKTALALAVSQELGTKVPFCPIVGSEIYSAEVKKTEALMENFRRAIGLRVRETKEVYEGEVTELTPEETENPLGGYGRTISHLIIGLKSAKGTKKLRLDPSIYEAIQKERVTVGDVIYIEANTGACKRVGRSDAYATEFDLEAEEYVPVPKGEVHKKKEIVQDVTLHDLDMANARPQGGQDVMSMMGQLMKPKKTEITDKLRQEINKVVNRYIDQGVAELVPGVLFIDEVHMLDIECFTYLNRALEQSISPIVILASNRGNTVIRGTDDITAAHGIPPDLLARLLIVPTNPYSPDEIKTIIRLRAKTEGLNITEPALDKVAQHGSKVSLRYALQLLTPASILARVNGRPGGIEEADVAECEDLFLDAKRSALIVSQDSSKFLA
- a CDS encoding uncharacterized protein (ID:PFLUO_009385-T1.cds;~source:funannotate), with the translated sequence MAPASMYNKEEKVLCFHHDILYDAKILDLRHKDSSDRKSPFEYLVHYKGWKNTWDDWVLEDRLRKATEDNRELATSLRREAESALRAKSSKPLAKKRGTSDRSSARDSEDRGSVPGRGTKRARDHDIEKEDTFQTRPSIRIIMPDNLKSLLVDDWEQVTKNQCVVALPSKYPVRTILQDWYDEEQPKRSASAADEDVLDEVVAGMQEYFDKCLDKILLYRYERPQYRNLRKKCEAATGELANKGPIDVYGAEHLIRLFSTMPELMAQTNMDLQSTNRLREEISKLAMWLSRHSEKYFSTNYVPAESTHK
- a CDS encoding uncharacterized protein (ID:PFLUO_009388-T1.cds;~source:funannotate), with the translated sequence MASAFLSPQPSDTTTTDPLLAIVRFSASIPDLHLDVPDPESTTGAGLKQLIRANLPPSLSAHRLRLIYSGRGLEDTTPLTVSLKLPPSPNRSPRLPITDDDDDDGEDDHGDGSSTAKGKSKGKGKQPVRDTRPRLYIHCSIGDIALTDADLVAEAGVASTLLLQQRKDEDYEKTSSNLFGSQPKQTRQHQHQQQQQHPTTSATTTTTPAPRGFDRLLTAGFTPAEVTALRSQFLAVQSVSRTPDTMPSGEELRDLEDRWMDEGSTAAQAQGAAGGLDGGGGGLGGDDDGGLGSGSRGAMDDMLWGAVMGFFWPVGCAMWIRREEGVWSWRKGVAVFIGVLLNAAFGGMRIMN
- a CDS encoding uncharacterized protein (ID:PFLUO_009387-T1.cds;~source:funannotate) produces the protein MQRPVTSSATLLRWAIKPSAQRTQVLRTFSSCGNVHQSSKRDMQTATAYRPHTLPSSFPPPRSTGGPDTSISADAPPERHASQTETSSTISVPEGEAQKSKSAPSTAKSTTTTNTAKPATKPRRPLRARKAAMKVTPLAIEQLRTLMDSPDPKYIRVGVKNRGCSGLAYHLEYVEKPGTFDEVVEQDGVKVLIDSKALFSIIGSEMDWLEDKLSKRFVFTNPNIKEQCGCGESFMV
- a CDS encoding uncharacterized protein (ID:PFLUO_009386-T1.cds;~source:funannotate), translated to MEASPLTQQARPETFKPKIVQLYENLFKSSDDTEEPSEGFWREFFLLPPDRARLHALLEGLSPDDILGLQAQTQNLFARAVREAASGASPKDAYALDTLSVFLTSVLSKKYTNPSSDVITVLAGLDAVDRVISEFVAVLDRIIRNGGGIDLRLKAIKAAIAMTSGAYKTSLVSYFTHRDLFPSLMKYVHEADTALQIFDPFLLLGLLANYNKFEFQNPYQLRLDDFVNESSIQKIVKGVGLACAGLRNGYVAVQDDVPEGWTLTSTLVFFGLRALAPGARDKANPPTAEEAKGMFAALPAQEATILLAAYDFTNSNKLFGYHLVHLPAEKSNEESPLSNFLSVSSYLLQHAYRSVRCSHYAELNLFTLRILVEDPTLCKHICSEEGKRRVRLCRQRQPYLPLVSGDRVVATVIFDIMIDTISHNLRRRLDVNIYSHAIAITLRLLTYLSMNKIRLTYHWSELWRTLLSLMRFLTTYATDLSTNPRTETLTASLADLIAFCVSGGDTFLPDPASYDDLFYKLVETGPILSKFRHVFTASSSSITPASKPADAAAAAAILPTPDTQPRLASIDTLLSVSTHFYTLLFQSDGSADPTTTPATPVVPTSVSDSPNPDADPAPVALPSIKKKNLSPREVHRIIKQGYDTLSIQPPEGLSVWAKWRETEWKGELKRGARVAVEDARMLVS
- a CDS encoding uncharacterized protein (ID:PFLUO_009389-T1.cds;~source:funannotate), which codes for MAHPLDTDAGSELFASYENELKLMQADLNQKLDQIAEASGEQRKAAVRQAEAVLEEAMEQLDQMRMEKQNIPSAARSKINMRFRNYTSDLDETKRKLKSLSDDRRALFGDRYTDEPADEQLEQRQQLLSGTDRLERSSARLQESQRVALETEDVGRNTLADLYQQRQTIQHTRDNLQQSEGYVDTSIKTLRGMARR